The following proteins are encoded in a genomic region of Marasmius oreades isolate 03SP1 chromosome 10, whole genome shotgun sequence:
- a CDS encoding uncharacterized protein (BUSCO:EOG09264HTG) codes for MSFALPARQVTFGRSNVSLQQQQLFQQQQQQQAQQRQQQQQQAQQSQPAATGLALPTSNPYLSRPGGGLALPGPSPLSTSFQPPAQAQTTVPQSSAKPSTSSTSPPPATNAVAGPSTPTASAATPKPLTLEQQHITAVEGIVPTLQNIVATVNLDCRLDLKTIALHARNAEYNPKRFAAVIMRIRDPKTTALIFASGKMVVTGAKSEDDSRLASRKYARIVQKLGFDAKFSEFKIQNIVGSCDVKFPIRLEGLAYSHGQFSSYEPELFPGLIYRMMKPKVVLLIFVSGKIVLTGAKVREEIYTAFNQIYTVLCEFRKP; via the exons ATGTCTTTTGCATTACCCGCTCGCCAAGTCACTTTTGGTCGCTCGAATGTATCGCTgcagcaacaacaactctttcaacaacaacagcaacaacaggcTCAGCAACGccagcaacaacagcagcaggCTCAGCAGTCACAGCCAGCCGCCACCGGCTTAGCTTTACCCACATCTAACCCCTACCTATCACGTCCCGGAGGCGGTCTCGCGTTACCCGGTCCTTCACCCCTCTCGACTTCCTTCCAACCCCCTGCTCAAGCTCAAACTACTGTCCCACAGTCGAGTGCCAAACCGTCAACTTCCTCGACGTCGCCCCCTCCCGCGACCAACGCGGTTGCAGGTCCATCTACCCCAACAGCCTCAGCTGCTACTCCTAAACCTCTCACCCTCGAACAACAGCATATCACCGCTGTCGAGGGGATTGTCCCGACTCTACAAAACATTGTCGCCACAGTGAACCTCGATTGTCGGCTGGACCTGAAAACTATTGCGTTGCACGCGCGTAATGCCGAGTACAATCCGAAG CGTTTTGCCGCCGTTATCATGCGTATTCGTGACCCAAAGACTACAGCTCTAATTTTTGCCTCGGGCAAAATGGTGGTAACCGGTGCCAAATCGGAGGACGACTCGCGACTGGCGTCGCGCAAGTACGCGCGTATTGTGCAGAAACTCGGTTTCGACGCCAAGTTTTCCGAGTTCAAAATTCAGAACATTGTTGGCAGTTGTGATGTCAAGTTTCCCATTCGTTTGGAAGGTCTGGCCTACAGCCACGGACAGTTCAGTAGCTACGAGCCAGAG TTATTCCCTGGTCTTATCTACCGCATGATGAAACCAAAAGTCGTGCTACTCATCTTTGTTTCGGGAAAGATAGTCCTGACCGGCGCAAAG GTCAGAGAAGAGATATACACGGCATTCAATCAGATATACACCGTGTTATGTGAATTCCGAAAGCCGTGA
- the VPS1 gene encoding vacuolar protein sorting-associated protein 1, whose translation MSTNGPAGLGGEIVTIVNKLQDVFAAVGSSSAQIDLPQICVIGSQSSGKSSVLENIVGRDFLPRGTGIVTRRPLVLQLVHRPATSTPQQNGNAVATPGGDPSANADEWGEFLHLPGQKFYDFNKIRDEIVRDTDAKTGRNAGISPQPINLRIYSNKVLTLTLVDLPGQTRVPVGDQPKDIEKQIRDMLLKYISKPACIILAVSPANVDLANSDGLKLAREVDPEGNRTIGVLTKIDLMDVGTDVVDILAGRIIPLRMGYVPVVNRGQRDIDSAKSIAKALDAERDFFENHPSYKGKAQYCGTPFLTRKLNMILMHHIRATLPDIKARITQQLQKYSAELQSLGGSMADNSANVVLSVITEFTNEFRTVIDGNTNDLSLNELSGGARISFVFHELFNYGVKNIDPFDQVKDGDIRTLLYNSSGSTPSLFVGTGAFDAIVKQQIKRLDEPGQRCCQLVYDELIRILGQLLGKLQAFKRYPALKDRFNSVVVAFFKNAMVPTNKLVADMVAAQACYVNTTHPDFISGHKAMQIVQDRLNANKPATPTPDPKTGKLAPGAINNNRDLDVEPKKEEPSFFGSFFSSAKGTQKKKPTGPLIEAPPQVIKPQAALNERETMETEVIKLLIHSYFNVVKREIIDMVPKAITLTLVNHAKENLQKELLQELYKPEVLDELLKESEYVVNRRKEVVGMVQALNKAEEIVAGV comes from the exons ATGTCGACAAACGGTCCCGCTGGACTAGGTGGAGAGATTGTTACCATCGTCAACAAGCTGCAAGATGTTTTCGCCGCAGTCGGTTCTTCATCCGCACAGATAGACTTGCCTCAAATATGTGTAATCGGAAGTCAGAGTAGTGGTAAAAGTAGTGTGCTCGAG AACATTGTTGGAAGAGATTTCCTTCCTCGTGGCACTGGTATTGTGACGCGAAGGCCTTTG GTTCTTCAACTTGTTCATCGACCCGCGACATCAACACCCCAACAGAACGGAAACG CTGTCGCAACCCCTGGTGGTGACCCTTCTGCGAACGCGGACGAATGGGGAGAATTTCTGCATCTTCCCGGCCAGAAATTCTACGATTTCAACAAAATTCGAGACGAAATTGTACGAGACACAGATGCAAAAACTGGCCGTAATGCAGGCATCTCACCACAACCTATAAACCTTCGTATATATTCGAACAAAGTCCTCACCCTTACGCTCGTCGATCTGCCTGGTCAGACGAGGGTCCCTGTCGGAGACCAACCGAAAGATATCGAAAAGCAGATACGAGATATGCTTTTGAAATATATCTCGAAACCTGCTTGTATTATCCTTGCCGTCTCACCTGCAAACGTAGATCTGGCAAATTCTGATGGTTTGAAATTGGCAAGGGAAGTAGACCCGGAGGGTAACCGGACAATCGGTGTTTTGACGAAGATAGACTTGAT GGATGTTGGTACAGATGTGGTGGATATCCTCGCCGGTCGTATCATCCCGTTGAGAATGGGATATGTTCCTGTTGTCAACCGTGGTCAGCGCGACATCGACTCAGCGAAGTCAATTGCAAAGGCTCTGGATGCCGAAAGAGACTTTTTCGAAAATCATCCTTCATACAAAGGCAAAGCGCAATATTGTGGTACCCCTTTCCTTACCAGGAAGCTTAACATG ATCCTCATGCATCATATCCGCGCAACTCTACCCGATATTAAAGCTCGGATTACCCAACAACTACAGAAATACAGTGCTGAACTGCAAAGCCTTGGCGGGTCAATGGCTGACAACTCCGCAAATGTGGTGCTATCCGTCATTACTGAGTTCACAAACGAGTTCCGTACGGTGATTGATGGGAATACAAATGACCTATCGCTGAACGAGCTCTCCGGCGGAGCACGTATAAGCTTCGTTTTTCACGAGTTGTTTAATTACGGAGTCAAGAACATTGATCCGTTTGACCaggtcaaggatggagatatCCGCACGTTGTTGTACAACTCTTCT GGCTCTACACCATCTTTATTCGTAGGCACGGGTGCATTCGATGCTATCGTGAAGCAGCAAATAAAGCGATTAGACGAACCCGGTCAGAGGTGTTGCCAGCTGGTGTACGATGAGCTTATTCGAATCCTTGGGCAGCTTTTGGGCAAACTT CAAGCTTTCAAACGCTATCCCGCTCTGAAGGACAGATTTAACAGTGTCGTGGTGGCTTTCTTCAAGAACGCAATGGTGCCCACAAACAAGTTGGTAGCTGACATGGTTGC CGCGCAAGCCTGCTATGTCAACACTACTCATCCGGACTTTATCAGCGGTCACAAGGCCATGCAAATTGTTCAGGACCGTCTAAACGCGAACAAACCCGCTACGCCTACTCCTGATCCCAAGACTGGCAAGCTAGCTCCTGGAGCGATCAACAACAATCGTGATCTGGACGTTGAGCCGAAGAAAGAGGAACCTAGTTTCTTTGGAAGCTTCTTCTCTAGTGCAAAGGGTacacagaagaagaaacctaCGGGGCCACTGATCGAAGCTCCTCCCCAGGTGATTAAACCACAAGCAGCGTTGAATGAGAGAGAGACTATGGAGACGGAAGTTATCA AACTTCTGATTCACTCATACTTCAATGTCGTGAAGAGGGAGATAATTGATATGGTTCCCAAGGCCATCACTCTCACATTGGTGAACCACGCGAAAGAGAATTTACAGAAAGAGTTGTTGCAGGAGCTGTATAAACCCGAGGTGCTGGATGAGTTGTTGAAGGAGAGTGAGTACGTTGTGAacagaaggaaggaagttgTTGGTATGGTGCAGGCCCTTAATAAGGCGGAGGA GATCGTCGCAGGTGTTTAA
- the WRS1 gene encoding tryptophan--tRNA ligase (BUSCO:EOG092624KK), with protein MSIPAMKVSEELSLDPTAPPTVQGITNTLAGASLADQSSTSTASTNTPNAPGTAPAQSHEQVVTPWDVQGSVGQDGQQNAIDYDKLIQQFGTKRIDEALLERFERLTGKKPHVFLRRGMFFSHREFDKILDRYEQGKPFFLYTGRGPSSDSMHLGHMVPFVFTKWLQDVFEAPLVVQLTDDEKFLFKHELKVEQTKLFARQNAKDIIACGFNLNKTFIFSNYDFVGGPFYENVSKISRQITYSQAKATFGFTDSDNVGKIHFVAIQAAPSFSNSFPQIFGTQTNIPTLIPCAIDQDPYFRLTRDVAQKLKYPKPSLIHSMFFPALQGPQTKMSASDPNSSIFMTDTKSQIKNKVNRHGFSGGQETEEEHRRLGGNTEVDVAYQYLTFFLDDDDELAKMGEDYRAGRLLTGQLKARCIEVLQKFVGEFQERRAKVTEEDVTAFMDKLRMIDPSVGKAALASAT; from the exons ATGTCAATCCCAGCTATGAAGGTCTCAGAAGAACTTTCTTTAGATCCAACTGCCCCTCCTACGGTGCAAGGTATAACTAATACTTTGGCTGGGGCTTCCTTGGCCGA CCAGTCGTCCACGTCTACTGCATCTACCAACACTCCCAATGCTCCCGGGACAGCACCCGCACAATCCCATGAACAAGTCGTCACGCCTTGGGATGTTCAAGGATCCGTGGGCCAGGACGGACAACAAAATGCTATCGATTACGACAAGTTAATACAGCAATTCGGGACGAAAAGGATTGATGAAGCTCTGTTAGAAAGGTTTGAAAGATTGACGGGAAAGAAACCTCATGTGTTTTTGAGGAGGGGAATGTTCTTTTCGCATAG GGAGTTTGACAAAATACTTGATCGATATGAGCAAGGTAAACCGTTTTTCTTGTATACTGGACGAGGGCCTAGTAGCGACAGTATGCATTTGGGGCATATGGTTCCGTTTGTTTTCACGAA ATGGCTCCAGGACGTATTTGAGGCACCCTTGGTTGTCCAGCTGACAG ACGACGAAAAGTTCCTGTTCAAGCACGAGCTAAAAGTAGAGCAAACCAAGCTCTTCGCTCGACAGAATGCAAAGGACATCATTGCATGTGGATTCAATCTGAACAAAACATTCATATTCAGCAATTATGACTTTGTTGGTGGACCTTTCTACGAAAATGTTTCGAAGATCTCGAGGCAAATCACTTACAGTCAAGCAAAAGCAACGTTCGGATTTACTGATTC CGATAACGTCGGTAAAATCCATTTTGTGGCCATTCAAGCCGCCCCATCGTTCTCGAACTCCTTCCCCCAGATTTTCGGCACCCAAACCAACATCCCCACATTAATCCCATGCGCTATCGATCAAGATCCGTATTTCCGACTCACCCGCGACGTGGCTCAAAAACTCAAGTATCCTAAACCCAGTTTGATCCACTCCATGTTTTTCCCGGCTCTGCAAGGTCCACAAACGAAAATGAGTGCGAGCGATCCGAATAGCAGCATCTTTATGACAGATACGAAGTCACAGATCAAGAATAAGGTGAACAGACATGGGTTTTCGGGCGGCCAGGAGACAGAGGAGGAGCATCGGAGGCTTGGCGGGAACACAGAGGTTGATGTTGCATACCAATATTTGACGTTCTTTCtggacgatgatgatgagctGGCGAAGATGGGTGAAGATTATCGTGCCGGACGCCTGTTAACCGGTCAACTGAAAGCGAGGTGTATAGAAGTCTTGCAGAAGTTCGTCGGTGAATTCCAAGAG CGAAGGGCCAAAGTTACAGAGGAGGATGTCACCGCGTTTATGGACAAGTTGAGAATGATTGATCCTTCTGTTGGCAAGGCTGCACTTGCTTCAGCGACATGA